In a genomic window of Malassezia japonica chromosome 4, complete sequence:
- the ERG1 gene encoding squalene monooxygenase (TransMembrane:4 (i398-415o453-473i494-514o529-547i); EggNog:ENOG503NUIZ; COG:I; BUSCO:EOG09261M4S) → MARPSEARSGAEYDVLIVGAGIAGAPLAASLGRAGRRVLLLERDLAEPDRIVGELLQPGGVRALQLLELDGALKDIDAIPVEGYCIFMGSDESVKIQYPTVPELPSHYGRSEPLGAEFHYEGRSFHYGRFVMALRELARRAPNVTIVQATVQDLLHGPDGGVIGVQTGGEAAQTYHAKVTVVADGCFSKFRKTYGGSYKPEVRSNFVGLELPPDVAVAKRHGHVILNKTKAKKGARAVGPVLVYQIGSDATRILIDVPGPTLPSLQSGALHSYLEHDIAPQLPGKIGPALVAELAKGVRPRSMPNNFLPPSVQGQGAHQRGLIVVGDAMNMRHPLTGGGMTVALWDAAYLAHILGTGSWSPLDGTPYAFDIPTTARDLHDWSAIMPVLRTWHWQRKKLASVINVLAQALYSLFGTPNDNLTVLRLGCFRYFECGGDCVRCPISLLGGLAPDPWLLVFHFFSVAVYSIQLLFQGRLEAGRDRKAVPPPWSAYPGLVWRAVVVLYYACIVIFPVLITELQLNLAGSRNPLLWKLTALAALLVAAGALYVHS, encoded by the coding sequence ATGGCGCGTCCCAGCGAGGCGAGGAGCGGTGCGGAGTACGACGTGCTAATTGTGGGAGCGGGTATTGCGGGTGCGCCGCTAGCAGCGTCGCTGGGCCGTGCCGGCCGGCGTGTCTTGCTGCTGGAGCGCGACTTGGCAGAGCCTGACCGTATTGTGGGCGAGCTTCTCCagcccggcggcgtgcgtgcgctgcagctcctaGAGCTCGACGGTGCGCTGAAGGACATTGACGCGATTCCCGTGGAAGGTTACTGCATTTTTATGGGCTCGGACGAGTCGGTGAAAATCCAGTACCCCACCGTTCCAGAGCTGCCTTCGCACTATGGACgcagcgagccgctcggcgccgagttTCACTACGAGGGCCGCAGCTTCCATTATGGCCGCTTTGTTATGGCcttgcgcgagctcgcacgtcgcgcgccgaaTGTGACCATCGTCCAGGCTACAGTCCAGGACCTACTCCACGGCCCCGACGGCGGCGTAATCGGCGTGCAGACCGggggcgaggcggcgcagacgtACCATGCCAAGGTCACGGTCGTTGCCGACGGCTGCTTCTCCAAGTTCCGCAAGACGTACGGAGGGTCATACAAGCCCGAGGTCCGCTCCAACTttgtcggcctcgagctgccgcCGGATGTCGCCGTGGCCAAACGCCATGGCCACGTTATCCTGAACAAGACCAAGGCCAAGAAAGGCGCGCGGGCGGTGGGCCCGGTGCTGGTGTACCAGATCGGCTCGGATGCGACGCGTATCCTGATCGACGTGCCGGGCCCGACGCTCCCCTCGCTGCAGtcgggcgcgctgcacagCTACCTGGAGCACGATATTGCGCCCCAGCTCCCGGGCAAGATCGGCCCCGCGCTCGTGGCCGAGCTCGCAAAAGGCGTGCGCCCGCGCAGCATGCCCAACAACTTCCTCCCGCCGAGTGTCCAAGGCCAGGGTGCGCACCAGCGGGGCCTgatcgtcgtcggcgacgcgatgAACATGCGCCATCCGCTgacgggcggcggcatgaCGGTCGCGCTGTGGGACGCGGCGTACCTTGCGCATATCCTCGGTACCGGCTCCTGGTCGCCGTTGGATGGCACGCCGTACGCGTTCGACATTCCCACGACCGCACGCGACCTGCACGACTGGTCCGCGATCATGCCGGTGCTGCGTACGTGGCACTGGCAGCGCAAAAAGCTCGCGAGCGTCATTAATGTGCTCGCACAGGCATTGTACAGCCTATTTGGAACGCCGAACGACAACCTGACCGTGCTGCGTCTCGGGTGCTTCCGCTACTTTGAGTGCGGCGGCGACTGTGTGCGCTGCCCGATCAGCCTCCTGggcggcctcgcgccggaTCCCTGGTTGCTCGTCTTTCACTTTTTTTCCGTGGCCGTCTACAGCATCCAGCTCTTGTTCCAGGGCAGATTGGAGGCAGGGCGCGACCGCAAAGCCGTCCCCCCGCCGTGGAGCGCCTACCCTGGCCTCGTCTGGCGCGCGGTGGTCGTGCTGTACTATGCATGCATCGTTATTTTCCCGGTCCTTATCACGGAGCTACAGCTTAACCTCGCAGGCTCGAGGAATCCGCTTCTATGGAAGCTcactgcgctcgccgcgctgctcgtcgccgccggcgcgctctaCGTCCATAGCTAG
- the VPS11 gene encoding Vacuolar protein sorting-associated protein 11 (BUSCO:EOG09260FZZ; EggNog:ENOG503NV9U; COG:U) gives MSTSSRSSAAKHADTVLPSWRNFSFFDARPSPSSSAEQRPLPPSLPTQDIVDVVYVAPDAEGWSGPRGALVIGLRSAEIRVVDAHTYAEIASWKAHDERHAALQAVQVAPGAHAVVSVGTDATHKHPQLRVWRMEAHDTETRAAPTLLVQTRLQHGPHPSRVNALAVQAELALVAAGFEDGKVLLIRDVAAIAADGGQLRVKVARDAAQIDEPDDQAESPDGVTALTFVQSAEHTVHLLIATVSKVLRYTVLGAGAGGAPAVVDTIGCAPGCAVPFLACAGEALDHIPLESGPGGVAAAQAAAADLSYKLVLARDEAIYVVGTEGREASIALEGPKMRLHRLHGQLVVLSAPTKHGMGIDRPVHFEGVASSHSASPVQLTVFDLDTKSVTYTAIFTAGVEWIWTSNSDVLPFGTDPAEFVAILTSQGQLFRLEERSLKDKLEQLFRAHLYLLAVQFMRARATRFPGARLPMLPPSAVIIPPRPQDRRVVAPIDMLIADIFRRYGDHLYAKGDFEGAMLQFIKTIGVVSPSYIIRKFLDAQRLQFLTKYLQTLHTRGLANADHTTLLLNCYTKLHDTDALDRFIHVPHTRSAEGAQAPERDALPFDVHVAISVCRRGGCTAQAAYLAKTYEHHDEYLDIQLRDEHNAAEAIQYLAALPPALAELYAQQYAHILLDAAPDETTALLIDLYTRPITQQGTSQVPSPAPVFSHFIGHEAMLTRFCEALASRRWGKEVLDQPSRPEQIADTEAPEPDEALVFDTLLELYLTSARAPNKALYLLYHPGLFPYTVEHALVLCTTEQCTPGIIYLYERLEMVDAVVQHWMDASKNGDEDASSALVATLDTFGHAHPHLYISVLQFLASSSEILARHRTDFARMLQYIDENGLLSPLEVVQLVSASGAVELGVVSDYLLRHVRDERAEMDGIHKLIRSYETEIATKETELAKLSTDANPVVFQNNECGMCRGALALPSVHFMCKHSFHLRCLPEGEEARECPICAQAHDTLRDLQQSNALLSDYDLVLSEVHAADDGFDVIADLFSKQLLGASR, from the coding sequence ATGTCGACCAGTTCGCGGTCTTCGGCGGCGAAGCACGCGGACACGGTACTGCCATCGTGGCGCAACTTTAGCTTCTTTGAcgcacggccgtcgcccagctcgaGTGCAGAGCAGCGGCCCTTGCCGCCGTCTTTGCCGACGCAAGACATTGTCGATGTCGTCTACGTTGCCCCTGATGCCGAAGGGTGGTCGGGACCGCGCGGTGCACTTGTCATtggcctgcgcagcgccgagatTCGCGTCGTGGATGCGCATACGTATGCAGAGATTGCCTCGTGGAAGGCACACGACGAGAGGCATGCGGCACTGCAAGCCGTCCAAGTCGCCCCGGGTGCGCATGCCGTGGTGTCGGTAGGAACGGATGCCACGCACAAGCATCCCCAGCTGCGTGTATGGCGCATGGAGGCGCACGATaccgagacgcgcgcggcacctACACTGCTCGTCCagacgcgcctgcagcaCGGACCGCATCCGTCGCGTGTGAATGCATTGGCCGTGCAAGCCGAACTCGCCTTGGTCGCAGCCGGCTTTGAGGACGGCAAGGTCCTGCTCATACGCGATGTGGCTGCAATTGCGGCAGATGGCGGGCAGCTGCGTGTCAAggtcgctcgcgacgctgcacaGATCGACGAGCCGGACGACCAAGCCGAGTCGCCCGACGGCGTGACGGCACTCACCTTTGTTCAGAGCGCCGAACACACCGTGCACCTGCTCATTGCAACTGTCTCCAAGGTGCTACGGTACACGGTCCtcggtgcaggcgcaggaggcgcgccggccgtcgtCGACACGATTGGATGTGCGCCGGGATGTGCTGTCCCGTTCCTCGCGTGTGCCGGCGAAGCGCTCGACCATATTCCTCTCGAGAGCGGCCCTGGGGGCGTGGCTGCCGCTCAggccgcagcggccgaCCTGTCCTACAAACTTGTTCTCGCGCGTGACGAAGCCATCTACGTTGTCGGCACCGAAGGGCGCGAGGCGTCCATCGCGCTCGAAGGCCCCAAGATGCGTTTGCACCGCCTGCACGGCCAGCTGGTCGTGCTCTCTGCCCCCACCAAGCACGGGATGGGCATCGACCGGCCCGTGCACTTTGAGGGCGTTGCCTCGTCGCACTCAGCGTCGCCTGTGCAGCTCACGGTCTTTGACCTCGATACCAAGAGCGTGACGTACACCGCCATCTTTACTGCAGGCGTCGAATGGATATGGACGAGCAACAGCGACGTGCTTCCGTTTGGTACCGACCCTGCGGAATTTGTCGCGATCCTTACGAGCCAAGGCCAGCTCTTTCGGCTGGAAGAGCGCTCGCTTAAGGacaagctcgagcagctcttCCGTGCACACCTCTATCTGCTTGCGGTGCAGTTCATGCGGGCGCGTGCGACCCGTTTCccgggcgcgcgcctcccGATGCTTCCGCCCAGCGCGGTAATCATTCCGCCCCGCCCCCAggaccgccgcgtcgtcgcgccgatcgACATGCTGATCGCCGACATTTTCCGGCGGTACGGCGATCACCTCTACGCGAAAGGCGACTTTGAGGGCGCCATGCTGCAGTTTATCAAGACGATCGGCGTCGTGTCGCCCAGCTACATTATCCGCAAATTCCTCGACGCACAGCGCCTGCAGTTCCTCACCAAATACCTGCAGACGCTGCATACGCGCGGCCTTGCGAATGCGGATCATACCACCCTGCTTCTCAACTGCTATACCAAGCTGCACGAtaccgacgcgctcgaccgcttCATCCATGTGCCACacacgcgctccgccgaGGGGGCCCAGGCGCCCGaacgcgatgcgctgccgTTTGACGTGCATGTCGCCATCTCGGTGTGCCGTCGCGGAGGATGCACGGCGCAAGCCGCCTACCTCGCCAAGACGTACGAGCACCACGACGAATACCTCGATATCCAGCTGCGGGACGAGCACAATGCGGCCGAGGCTATCCAGTatctcgccgcgctgccgcctgcgctggccgagctcTATGCGCAACAATACGCTCATATCCTCCTCGATGCTGCGCCGGATGAGACGACGGCGCTGCTGATCGACCTCTACACCCGCCCGATTACCCAGCAAGGCACGTCGCAAGTcccgtcgcccgcgcctgTCTTTTCGCACTTTATCGGGCATGAGGCGATGCTGACGCGCTTCTGCGAGGCTCTGgcatcgcggcgctggggcAAAGAAGTGCTGGACCAGCCCAGCCGCCCTGAGCAGATTGCAGATACAGAGGCGCCGGagcccgacgaggcgcttgtCTTTGATACGCTTCTGGAGCTGTACCTGACctctgcgcgcgcgccgaacAAGGCGCTATATCTCCTCTACCACCCCGGCCTCTTTCCCTACACAGTTGAGCACGCGCTGGTCCTCTGCACCACCGAGCAGTGCACGCCCGGTATCATCTACCTGTACGAGCGCCTAGAGATGGTGGACGCAGTGGTTCAGCACTGGATGGATGCCAGCAAAAatggcgacgaggacgcgtcgtcggcgctcgtcgcgacgctcgataCGTTTGGGCATGCACACCCTCACCTGTACATTTCTGTGCTGCAGTTCCTTGCGTCCTCGTCAGAGATCCTGGCGCGGCACCGTACCGACTTTGCGCGGATGCTGCAATACATTGACGAGAATGGCCTGCTGAGCCccctcgaggtcgtgcagctcgtgTCGGCATCGGGCGCGGTCGAGCTTGGCGTTGTATCTGACTATCTCTTGCGCCAcgtccgcgacgagcgtgccgagatGGACGGTATCCACAAGCTCATTCGCTCGTACGAAACTGAGATTGCTACCAAAGAGACGGAGCTCGCGAAGCTCTCTACCGACGCGAACCCCGTCGTGTTCCAAAACAACGAGTGCGGCATGtgccgcggtgcgctggcgctgccgagcgtgcaCTTTATGTGCAAGCACAGCTTCCACCTGCGGTGTCTGCCCGAAGgcgaagaggcgcgcgagtgcCCGATctgcgcgcaagcgcacgACACGCTCCGCGATCTGCAGCAAAGCAATGCGCTGCTGAGCGACTACGACCTTGTCCTGAGCGAGGTGCACGCGGCTGACGACGGTTTCGATGTCATTGCAGACCTCTTTTCCAAGCAGCTTCTGGGTGCGTCGCGATAG
- the SEC4 gene encoding GTP-binding protein (COG:U; EggNog:ENOG503NXRR): MPQPHYDLLVKLLLIGDSGVGKSCLLLRFCDDAWTPSFITTIGIDFKIRTIEVDGKRIKLQIWDTAGQERFRTITTAYYRGAMGILLVFDVTDEKSFQNIRNWHKDVEQHASEGVRKILVGNKSDWEEKRAVSTEQAQDLANELGLTYVETSAKSNANVDDAFFKLAQQVKDHLVDQGITSNAPGTSGAQTLNGQSGSGSFGVGSASGKQGGCC; this comes from the exons ATGCCTCAGCCTCACTACGATCTACTTGTAAAGCTTCTCCTTATCGGTGACTCGG GCGTCGGCAAGTCGTGCCTGCTCCTGCGGTTCTGCGACGATGCATGGACCCCTTCGTTCATCACGACCATCGGTATTGACTTCAAGATCCGCACGATCGAGGTCGATGGCAAGCGCATCAAGCTGCAGATC TGGGATACCGCGGGCCAGGAGCGTTTCCGCACTATTACCACGGCATACTACCGCGGCGCGATGGGTATCCTCCTTGTGTTTGACGTGACGGACGAGAAGAGCTTCCAAA ACATCCGCAACTGGCACAAggacgtcgagcagcacgccagCGAGGGCGTGCGCAAGATCCTCGTCGGCAACAAGAGCGACTGGGAAGAGAAGAGG GCGGTCTCgaccgagcaggcgcaagACCTCGCCaacgagctcggcctcaCCTACGTCGAGACGTCGGCCAAGTCGAACGCAAACGTGGACGATGCATTCTTCAAGCTTGCGCAACAGGTCAAGGACCACCTCGTTGACCAGGGCATCACCTCGAACGCACCCGGCACCTCCGGCGCACAGACGCTCAATGGCCAGTCCGGCTCGGGCAGCTTCGGCGTGGGCTCTGCCTCAGGCAAGCAGGGCGGCTGCTGCTAA
- a CDS encoding uncharacterized protein (EggNog:ENOG503NX8A; COG:S) yields the protein MRQKRAKSYRRLVHQYVMHFGFREPFQVLIDNTFAESLVRYKVEDPMRQIQNALHAAKVKPMITQCCMVALYNAEKEAQPEDKGRAKQTVSLAKEWERRKCNHKDALEPGTCLEEVIGPANKHRYVLAADDPIVRRMRRRVVPGLPILHYTQSVLVLEPMSSLTERHIAHMESDKSAISPAERRLLEKAGEEEEGEQEAAEEAPKPVKRKRAKEPNPLSKKKPKAREPQAAPAPPPSSEPTAQQTSRRRKKRGRGAGHD from the exons ATGCGTCAGAAGCGTGCCAAGTCCTATCGCCGTTTGGTGCACCAGTATGTGATGCACTTTGGCTTTCGCGAGCCATTCCAGGTGCTGA TCGACAATACCTTTGCCGAGTCGCTCGTGCGATACAAGGTCGAGGACCCGATGCGCCAGATCCAAAATGCGCTCCACGCGGCCAAGGTGAAGCCGATGATTACGCAGTGCTGCATGGTGGCGCTCTACAATGCCGAAAAAGAGGCCCAGCCTGAGGACAAAGGGCGGGCGAAGCAGACCGTCTCGCTCGCAAAGGAGtgggagcgccgcaagtGCAACCACaaggacgcgctcgagccgggAACGTGCCTGGAAGAGGTGATCGGCCCTGCAAACAAGCACCGGTACGTGCTCGCAGCCGACGACCCGAttgtgcgccgcatgcgccgccgcgtcgtcccGGGCCTGCCCATCCTGCATTATACACAGAGCGTGCTGGTGCTCGAGCCGATGAGTTCGTTGACCGAGCGGCACATTGCGCACATGGAGTCGGACAAGTCGGCGATCtcgcccgccgagcgccgtcttCTGGAAAAGGCGGGCGAAGAGGAGGAAGGCGAGCAGGAAGCGGCAGAAGAGGCGCCCAAGCCGGTCAAGCGCAAGCGGGCCAAGGAGCCGAATCCGCTCAGCAAGAAAAagcccaaggcgcgcgagccgcaagctgcgcctgcgccgccgccgtcctCTGAGCCCACCGCACAGCAAACAtcacggcggcgcaagaAGCGCGGGCGTGGTGCGGGGCACGACTAG
- the ATP18 gene encoding atp18 subunit J of the mitochondrial F1F0 ATP synthase (EggNog:ENOG503P8G9; COG:S; TransMembrane:1 (o17-36i)) — MAFLGFRAYPTPILKPLWPFFASSAIVYFVVAKLQYSGVRSPEYAKDPKNPYGA; from the coding sequence ATGGCTTTCCTCGGTTTCCGCGCGTACCCTACCCCCATCCTGAAGCCCCTGTGGCCCTTCTttgcctcgtcggccaTTGTCTACTTCGTGGTCGCCAAGCTCCAGTACTCGGGCGTCCGCTCGCCGGAGTACGCCAAGGACCCGAAGAACCCCTACGGTGCGTAG
- the ATP10 gene encoding Mitochondrial ATPase complex subunit atp10 (COG:O; EggNog:ENOG503NY67; BUSCO:EOG09263UN3), translated as MRIGVHHIALWRAGLRATHTARLRTDTHAYVARRFLADRPDPPKEPKKDEEQQGAPSPGAGEPVERSFTTSTSEAAAAMDKQPLPYLSRPLGVPGRPTSEKVSWSERHPEWYDRDARIAKRRMIVKEATRGYFHDFHEIRSHGGKTWRSPNTMIRHDKSLFFPDIQGTCLADRSQKHTSDMIFGKVSVVAMLTSKVSEEHTRSFYQATLDRFGDDPNFQLIQINLQENSLKAYLIKLFISTLRATVAPKLQSTYLLSAQNMDSVREGMGLHNKHVGYTYLVGPDGKIRWAGSAFAEPDESRALIACTAVLLDRLAGRRHSSRDQ; from the exons ATGCGGATCGGGGTGCACCACATCGCCCTCTGGCGCGCGGGTCTGCGTGCCACGCACACTGCACGCCTGCGCACAGATACCCACGCCTAcgttgcgcggcgcttccTTGCTGATCGCCCTGATCCGCCGAAGGAGCCCAAGAAGGACGAGGAACAGCAAGGTGCACCttcgcccggcgccggcgagcctGTCGAGCGCTCGTTCACCACGTCGACGTCCGAGGCCGCTGCAGCGATGGACAAGCAGCCGCTGCCCTACCTTTCTCGTCCCCTTGGCGTGCCGGGTCGCCCCACGTCCGAAAAAGTGTCGTGGAGCGAGCGCCATCCCGAATGGTAtgaccgcgacgcgcgcattgccaagcgccgcatgaTTGTCAAGGAAGCCACGCGCGGCTACTTCCACGACTTCCACGAGATCCGCTCGCACGGCGGCAAGACCTGGCGGAGTCCGAATACCATGATCCGGCACGAT AAATCGCTCTTCTTTCCCGATATCCAAGGCACCTGCCTTGCGGATCGCTCGCAGAAGCACACGTCTGACATGATCTTTGGCAAAGTCTCGGTGGTCGCGATGCTCACGTCCAAAGTGTCGGAGGAACATACCCGCAGCTTCTACCAGGCCACGCTTGACCGTTTTGGTGACGATCCCAACTTCCAGCTCATCCAAATCAACCTACAGGAGAACTCGCTGAAGGCATATCTCATCAAGCTCTTTAtctcgacgctgcgtgcgacggTCGCCCCCAAGCTGCAATCGACCTATCTTCTGAGCGCTCAAAATATGGacagcgtgcgcgagggAATGGGCCTGCACAACAAGCACGTCGGGTACACCTACCTGGTCGGACCCGACGGCAAAATCCGCTGGGCCGGCAGCGCCTTTGCGGAGCCCGACGAGTCGCGCGCGCTCATTGCCTGCACcgcggtgctgctcgaccgcctcgccggccgccgccatAGCTCACGTGATCAATAG
- a CDS encoding long-chain-fatty-acid--CoA ligase (COG:I; EggNog:ENOG503NUAR) → MSAMSKEAIEAQWAAHIDKQMVTVPGSKEEGFTEIYKNAAFPDSPPAVSAYDAFIKGYQMDPNAKCLGHRPWDEAKGDLANQFVWRTYAEVETERTALGSAMSGWVDQGLLKPRANEENILEPGMTKFSVAFWGPNRPEACTVALALNAYSRCSIGLYDNYDAAISCYILHHSCSRALFTTSSYLPIVLRNIEKMPSLKVVVLLDRPGPAKLAQGEVQKEHLAREWAAMHDVHIFSYDEVVAQGLANQRPHIPPSSPDNLESLCYTSGTTGLPKASRITSDDTAVGIEGLRYVVPGTKMVSISYLPLAHILEHGWELYILRTGGAIGYYSGSIDRLPEDLQLLKPTAFPSVPRVLNRIAGQIETQMNAGGLKGFLLRSAIDAKLKNYEETGTITHAFWDRLVFRKVRGMLGGNIRVCFTGSAPCRPDVLKLLRVALCTDIREAYGQTENCAYATFMAPHDRNLGCVGPANPGLELRLRDCPDLGYLSTDKPHPRGEILFRGPTVFSGYEGDPAKTKETLMPGKDGRGNWLLTGDVGQIDQYNRLQIIDRVKNLVKLAQGEYIAIEKVEGIFASLPLAQQVWLYGDSFQPHLVAICVPEPEPFAQFISRVSKKSVSPSDTQALEEACKDEKIVEAFLREFILLGKRQKLGSLEQIRALKLRMEPFSPENGLMTPTLKIKRQEAAKVLKKDLEELYECQPYDLNSVKDSKL, encoded by the exons ATGTCGGCCATGAGCAAGGAGGCTATTGAGGCCCAGTGGGCCGCTCATATCGACAAGCAGATGGTCACCGTGCCCGGCTCTAAGGAGGAGGGCTTCACGGAGATCTACAAGAACGCTGCGTTCCCCGATTCGCCTCCGGCTGTGTCCGCCTACGATGCGTTCATCAAGGGTTACCAGATGGACCCCAACGCCAAGTGCCTGGGTCACCGCCCGTGGGACGAGGCGAAGGGCGATCTTGCGAACCAGTTTGTCTGGCGCACCtacgccgaggtcgagacCGAACGTACTGCGCTTGGCTCGGCGATGAGCGGCTGGGTCGACCAGGGTCTGCTCAAGCCCCGTGCCAACGAGGAAAACATCCTCGAGCCCGGCATGACCAAGTTCTCTGTCGCATTCTGGGGCCCCAACCGCCCCGAGGCCTGCACCGTGGCCCTTGCGCTGAACGCCtactcgcgctgctcgatcGGTCTCTACGACAACTACGACGCAGCGATTTCGTGCTACATCCTGCACCACAGTTGCTCGCGTGCGCTCTTCACCACCTCGTCGTACCTCCCGATCGTTCTGCGCAACATCGAGAAGATGCCCTCGCTTAAGGTCGTCGTTCTCCTCGACCGCCCCGGCCCGGCGAAGCTCGCACAGGGTGAGGTGCAGAaggagcacctcgcgcgcgagtggGCTGCCATGCACGACGTGCACATCTTCTCCTacgacgaggtcgtcgcgcagggTCTCGCCAACCAGCGCCCGCACATTCCCCCGTCGAGCCCCGACAacctcgagtcgctctGTTACACGTCGGGCACCACCGGCCTTCCGAAGGCCTCGCGCATCACCAGCGACGATACCGCTGTGGGTATCGAGGGTCTCCGCTACGTCGTTCCGGGCACCAAGATGGTCTCCATCTCCTACCTGCCCCTTGCCCACATTCTCGAGCATGGCTGGGAGCTGTACATTCTCCGCACCGGTGGCGCGATCGGCTACTACTCGGGTAGCATCGATCGTCTGCCCGAGGACCTGCAGCTCCTCAAACCCACCGCGTTTCCCAGTGTGCCTCGTGTGCTGAACCGCATTGCGGGTCAGATCGAGACACAGATGAACGCTGGTGGCCTCAAGG GCTTCCTTCTCCGCAGCGCCATCGACGCCAAACTCAAGAACTACGAGGAGACGGGCACGATTACCCATGCTTTCTGGGACCGTCTCGTGTTCCGCAAGGTCCGCGGAATGCTCGGTGGTAACATCCGCGTGTGCTTCACCGGTAGTGCCCCGTGCCGCCCCGATGTGCTGAAGCTGCTCCGCGTTGCTCTGTGCACGGACATCCGTGAGGCGTACGGCCAGACCGAGAACTGCGCCTACGCCACGTTCATGGCTCCCCACGACCGCAACCTTGGCTGTGTCGGCCCGGCGAACCCCGGTCTGGAGctccgcctgcgcgactgCCCCGACCTCGGCTACCTGTCGACCGACAAGCCGCACCCCCGTGGTGAGATCCTCTTCCGCGGCCCCACCGTGTTCAGCGGCTACGAGGGCGACCCTGCCAAGACCAAGGAGACCCTCATGCCCGGCAAGGACGGCCGTGGCAACTGGCTGCTCACCGGTGACGTCGGCCAGATCGACCAGTACAACCGTCTGCAGATCATTGACCGTGTCAAGAACCTGGtcaagctcgcgcagggTGAGTACATTGCCATTGAGAAGGTCGAGGGCATCTTTGCCTCGCTCCCGCTCGCTCAGCAGGTCTGGCTCTACGGTGACTCCTTCCAGCCCCACCTGGTCGCTATCTGTgtgcccgagcccgagccgtTTGCACAGTTCAtctcgcgcgtctcgaaGAAGAGCGTCTCGCCCTCGGACacccaggcgctcgaggaggcctGCAAGGACGAGAAGATCGTCGAGGCTTTCCTGCGTGAGTTCATCTTGCTCGGTAAGCGCCAGAagctcggctcgctcgagcagatccGTGCCCTGAAGCTGCGCATGGAGCCCTTCTCGCCGGAGAACGGCCTGATGACCCCTACGCTGAAGATTAAGCGCCAGGAGGCCGCCAAGGTCCTCAAGAAGGACCTCGAAGAGCTCTACGAGTGCCAGCCTTACGACCTGAACAGCGTCAAGGACTCCAAGCTCTAA
- a CDS encoding uncharacterized protein (SECRETED:SignalP(1-20); EggNog:ENOG503PM6V) — MVKLSTPVALLAVAVAGAFAQAPASSAASSAAGAGSSAAAPAQSSEAPPSSASPSASPSQAAGGGGGGSGGSSSAVCSALFNPSVSQVNCQESSTVVPPYNLSSLVSFFIGKYSAGPEGKMVSEVAEDMANQVVHYYPTVTASKSDIQYSFQEGLLASIRKSDDKFAPVESMKPPKNGAASKYAVSKYVVPASVAAIAAVAGGAVLL, encoded by the exons ATGGTCAAGCTTAGCACTCCCGTTGCCCTTCTGGCCGTTGCCGTTGCCGGTGCATTCGCCCAGGCTCCTGCCTCGTCGGctgcctcgtcggccgctggcgccggctcgtcggccgccgcccctGCTCAGTCGTCCGAGGCTCCTccctcgtcggcctcgccctcggcctcgcccAGCCAGGCTGCtggtggcggcggcggcggctccggtggctcgtcgagcgccgtctgCTCGGCTCTCTTTAACCCCTCGGTGAGCCAGGTGAACTGCCAGGAGAGCTCGACTGTTGTTCCCCCCTACAACC TGTCGTCGCTTGTGAGCTTCTTCATCGGCAAGTACTCGGCTGGTCCCGAGGGTAAGATGGTCAGCGAGGTGGCTGAGGACATGGCCAACCAGGTCGTCCACTACTACCCGACCGTGACTGCCTCGAAGTCGGACATCCAATAC TCGTTCCAGGAGGGTCTCCTTGCCAGCATCCGCAAGAGTGACGACAAGTTCGCCCCCGTTGAGTCGATGAAGCCCCCGAAGAACGGCGCTGCCTCGAAGTACGCTGTCTCGAAGTACGTCGTCCCTGCCTCGGTGGCTGCCATCGCCGCTGTTGCCGGTGGTGCCGTGCTGCTCTAA